A window of Argonema galeatum A003/A1 contains these coding sequences:
- a CDS encoding ABC exporter membrane fusion protein, which translates to MGLESPLKDLKFLKPQGRWILVLAVAGALGTTAFGLYKIYELRKAQEIVPPPVVSTPAKIEVTALGRLEPQGELIQLSAASSLEGTRLTRLLVKQGDKVQPGQVIAILDTYEQRLATQEEAKKQVQVAQANLAKVKAGAKAGEIAAQKADISRLQAQQNGEIATQRAIIARLEAQLAGERKTQQATVLRLQAQLDGERNSQQATILRLQAQLSGERNSQQATILRLQAQLRNAAAEFERYQMLYKQGAIEPSRFDSKRLELETAQEHLNEAKASLKRIEETLLQQVNEAKATLTKTDRTLVQQINEAKATLTQTEETLLEQINEAKATRNQTANTLQEQILQAKATLNQISEVRPTDVQAAQAEVESAIATVKKTQVDLDLALVRSPVVGQILKINARPGERIGDNGIVELGQTDQMYVVAEVYETEIAQVRLGQPATVQSSAFTGKLQGTVDQLGLKIGKKNILNDDPAAQQDARVVEVKIRLAPEDSKQVTGLTNLQVEVAIDVTSSPSNSTAIPESSPLPEK; encoded by the coding sequence ATGGGGCTAGAATCACCGTTAAAGGATTTGAAATTCTTAAAACCTCAAGGTCGGTGGATCTTAGTTCTAGCAGTTGCTGGCGCTCTAGGCACAACTGCCTTTGGTTTATACAAGATCTACGAACTGAGGAAAGCTCAAGAAATAGTGCCGCCACCCGTAGTGAGTACGCCTGCAAAGATCGAGGTGACAGCCTTGGGACGTTTAGAACCCCAAGGCGAATTGATTCAACTCTCAGCCGCCAGTTCCTTGGAGGGAACGCGGCTGACAAGACTATTAGTGAAACAGGGAGATAAAGTTCAGCCAGGACAAGTTATTGCGATTTTGGATACCTACGAACAGCGTTTGGCGACTCAGGAGGAAGCCAAAAAACAAGTCCAAGTTGCCCAAGCTAATCTAGCCAAGGTAAAAGCTGGGGCAAAAGCGGGGGAAATAGCCGCTCAGAAAGCCGACATTTCCCGCCTGCAAGCCCAGCAAAATGGCGAAATTGCCACTCAAAGAGCGATAATAGCTCGTCTGGAAGCCCAGCTTGCTGGGGAAAGAAAAACTCAACAAGCCACCGTTCTTCGTCTGCAAGCCCAGCTTGATGGGGAAAGGAATTCTCAACAAGCTACAATTCTTCGCCTGCAAGCCCAGCTTTCTGGAGAAAGGAATTCTCAACAAGCCACAATTCTTCGCTTACAAGCTCAACTGCGTAATGCAGCAGCGGAATTTGAACGCTATCAGATGCTATATAAACAAGGTGCTATAGAACCCTCCAGATTTGATAGCAAGCGGCTGGAATTGGAAACCGCCCAAGAACATCTCAATGAAGCCAAAGCTAGTCTAAAACGAATTGAAGAAACGCTGCTTCAACAAGTTAACGAGGCGAAAGCTACCCTAACTAAAACCGATCGAACTCTAGTTCAACAAATCAACGAGGCGAAAGCTACCTTAACCCAGACTGAGGAAACCCTACTGGAGCAAATCAACGAAGCCAAAGCGACCCGCAACCAAACTGCAAACACCTTACAAGAACAGATCCTGCAAGCCAAAGCCACTTTAAACCAAATCTCCGAGGTGCGTCCTACGGATGTACAAGCGGCGCAAGCTGAGGTAGAAAGTGCGATCGCCACAGTCAAAAAAACTCAGGTAGATTTAGATTTAGCCCTGGTCCGATCGCCCGTCGTTGGTCAAATTTTGAAAATTAACGCCCGTCCCGGAGAACGCATCGGCGATAACGGAATTGTCGAACTGGGACAAACAGACCAAATGTATGTAGTTGCAGAAGTGTATGAAACCGAAATCGCTCAAGTCCGTTTGGGTCAACCAGCTACAGTCCAAAGTAGTGCTTTTACAGGCAAATTGCAAGGAACAGTTGACCAGCTAGGATTAAAAATTGGTAAGAAAAATATTCTTAATGATGACCCCGCAGCCCAGCAAGATGCCAGAGTGGTAGAAGTTAAAATTCGCCTCGCTCCTGAAGATAGCAAACAAGTCACAGGTTTAACCAATTTACAAGTAGAAGTTGCGATCGATGTCACATCTTCACCATCAAATTCTACAGCTATTCCAGAAAGTTCCCCACTACCAGAAAAATGA
- the devC gene encoding ABC transporter permease DevC, producing the protein MKVPLAWLQLTREKMRLLIALAGIGFADLLMFMQLGFKTALFNSAIAIHERFQGDLVLVSPRSEFLGQMVEFPRTRLYQARGFEGVESVSYLYIAPGSWKNPVNPSYNRSLFIFGFDPERPVFDMPEVKEQLDKIKIPDIFLFDEASRAEFGPVAELFKQGKTVTTELSDRRIKIGGLFKLGVSFTADGNVITSDLNFIRVTKRSLEKIDVGFINLKPGADPQIVLENLKKKLPSDVKVLTMKGFIQMEKHYWETSTAIGFIFGLGVGMGFIVGIVIVYQILYTDVADHLPEYATLKAMGYTDLYLLNVVFQEAIILSVLGYIPGFVISLGLYNVAKGGTGLPMIMTLDLASTVMILTVVMCFVSGAIAVRKLQAADPADIF; encoded by the coding sequence ATGAAAGTACCTTTAGCATGGCTCCAACTCACTCGCGAAAAAATGCGCCTCCTAATTGCCCTAGCAGGTATTGGTTTTGCTGACCTGCTCATGTTTATGCAGCTGGGTTTTAAAACAGCCCTTTTTAATAGCGCGATCGCCATCCACGAGCGTTTCCAAGGAGATTTGGTTTTAGTCAGTCCCCGCTCGGAATTTCTAGGTCAAATGGTCGAATTTCCCCGCACTCGTTTGTACCAAGCTAGAGGATTTGAAGGCGTAGAATCAGTCAGCTATTTGTATATCGCACCCGGAAGCTGGAAAAATCCTGTAAATCCCAGTTATAATCGATCGCTTTTCATTTTTGGGTTTGACCCGGAAAGACCCGTTTTCGATATGCCTGAAGTAAAGGAACAACTAGATAAGATAAAAATTCCCGATATATTTCTATTTGATGAAGCTTCGCGGGCTGAATTTGGGCCGGTGGCAGAGCTATTTAAACAAGGTAAAACAGTTACAACTGAGTTAAGCGATCGCCGAATTAAAATAGGTGGATTATTTAAACTCGGTGTTTCTTTTACAGCCGATGGAAATGTCATCACTAGCGATTTGAATTTTATCCGCGTAACCAAGCGTTCTTTAGAGAAAATTGATGTTGGTTTTATCAATCTAAAACCGGGTGCCGATCCACAAATTGTCTTGGAAAATCTCAAGAAAAAGTTGCCCAGCGACGTGAAAGTGCTGACGATGAAAGGTTTTATCCAAATGGAAAAACACTACTGGGAAACAAGCACTGCGATCGGATTTATTTTTGGCTTAGGTGTAGGAATGGGATTTATTGTTGGGATCGTTATTGTTTATCAAATTCTTTACACCGATGTAGCAGATCATTTGCCAGAATATGCTACGCTTAAAGCAATGGGATATACAGACTTATACCTGTTGAATGTAGTTTTTCAAGAAGCAATAATTCTGTCAGTATTAGGCTACATTCCCGGATTTGTTATTTCATTGGGGCTGTATAATGTAGCCAAAGGTGGCACTGGACTACCAATGATAATGACTCTAGATCTGGCATCCACAGTGATGATATTGACTGTGGTGATGTGCTTCGTTTCGGGTGCGATCGCAGTACGTAAACTACAAGCTGCCGATCCAGCCGACATCTTTTAA
- a CDS encoding DevA family ABC transporter ATP-binding protein produces the protein MTNQPVVEIENLNHYFGEGTLQKQTLFDISLELQAGEVVILTGPSGCGKTTLLTLIGSLRSIQEGSLKILGQELRGASKNQQVKIRRQIGYIFQAHNLLKCLTAEQNVRMSMELHNGFSQQEVKSRSSAMLEAVGLADRVNYYPNNLSGGQKQRVAIARALVSHPKLVLADEPTAALDSKSGRDVVELMQSLAKEQGCTILMVTHDNRILDIADRIVQMEDGGLRPDAALTGASHN, from the coding sequence ATGACCAATCAACCAGTTGTTGAAATCGAAAATCTCAATCATTACTTTGGAGAAGGCACACTCCAGAAACAAACTTTATTTGACATTAGCCTAGAACTGCAAGCCGGAGAAGTTGTCATCTTGACAGGGCCATCCGGGTGTGGAAAAACCACCTTGTTGACCTTAATTGGCAGTTTGCGGTCAATTCAAGAAGGCAGCCTCAAAATTTTAGGCCAAGAACTTCGCGGTGCTAGCAAAAATCAACAGGTGAAAATTCGTCGCCAAATTGGTTATATTTTCCAAGCGCATAACTTGCTAAAGTGCTTAACTGCCGAGCAAAATGTGCGAATGTCGATGGAATTGCATAATGGTTTTTCTCAACAGGAAGTCAAGTCTAGATCGTCCGCTATGCTAGAGGCTGTAGGGTTAGCCGATCGAGTCAATTACTATCCCAATAACCTTTCGGGTGGACAAAAACAACGAGTTGCGATCGCACGTGCCTTAGTAAGTCATCCCAAATTAGTTTTAGCAGACGAACCCACGGCTGCTTTAGACAGTAAATCAGGCCGCGATGTAGTCGAATTAATGCAGAGTTTAGCAAAAGAACAAGGGTGTACCATTTTAATGGTGACTCACGACAATCGCATTTTGGATATAGCCGATCGCATCGTCCAGATGGAGGATGGTGGTTTGCGCCCAGATGCAGCCCTGACTGGAGCATCTCATAACTAA